Proteins co-encoded in one Xiphophorus couchianus chromosome 3, X_couchianus-1.0, whole genome shotgun sequence genomic window:
- the LOC114141789 gene encoding neuronal acetylcholine receptor subunit alpha-7-like isoform X2, with amino-acid sequence MERPVANDSQALTVHFSFTLIQVMDVDEKNQILTTNAWLQMQWYDHYLQWNQSEYPGVKNLRFTPDQVWTPDILLYNSAHDKFDATFKTNVLVNSSGFCEYLPPGIFVSTCNVDVRWFPFDIQRCELKFGSWTFDGWLLDIQMREADVSGYMTNGEWDLMEVPGGRNEVFYDCCAEPYPDVTFVVTLRRRTLFYALNLLIPCVLLSSMTLLVFLLPANSGEKISLGITVLLSLTVFMLMVAEIMPATSDSVPLIGQYFASTMVIVGMSVVATVIVLQFHHHSLNSGQMPRWVHLVLLQWVPWFLRMKRPGEGAEPTLSCSQADSHSKTLSSPTTTTTTTIPIPIPASSILPQSLGALQASLAQLSHPLSHQLPQRPQVNIQPNTSSNPPPQPNGHLPYMGFQTFQTTAELEPVQRCRTTSHGRANRGSGGGGEGDEGAAVGGGAVGTIGDIPIHQHLQSSKFVNPPLETLVSPDPEHAGAATGPCGLDPGGGRSAALQSHSGMIRSVAVDNQLQALLTEVQFLVERVREQDRQLSLAEQWQFAAAVIDRLCLVGFSVFNIICTIAILMAAPNFGIALSKDFL; translated from the exons GATGAGAAGAATCAGATCCTCACCACAAATGCCTGGCTGCAGATG CAGTGGTATGACCACTATCTCCAGTGGAACCAGTCAGAGTATCCTGGAGTCAAGAACCTCCGTTTTACCCCTGACCAGGTCTGGACCCCTGACATATTGCTCTACAACAG TGCTCACGATAAGTTCGATGCCACGTTTAAGACCAACGTGCTGGTTAACTCGAGTGGCTTCTGTGAGTATCTGCCTCCAG GGATATTTGTCAGCACATGTAATGTGGATGTGAGATGGTTTCCATTTGACATCCAGCGCTGTGAGCTGAAGTTCGGCTCATGGACTTTTGATGGCTGGCTGCTGGATATCCAGATGAGGGAGGCAGATGTGTCGGGGTACATGACCAACGGAGAGTGGGACCTTATGG AGGTCCCCGGAGGTCGTAATGAGGTTTTCTATGACTGCTGTGCAGAGCCATACCCAGATGTGACGTTTGTGGTAACGCTAAGAAGGAGAACCCTGTTCTATGCTCTCAACCTGCTCATCCCATGCGTGCTCCTGTCCTCCATGACCCTGCTGGTCTTCCTGCTCCCCGCCAACTCGGGGGAGAAGATCAGCCTCG GCATCACCGTTCTGCTTTCTCTAACTGTCTTCATGCTGATGGTTGCAGAGATAATGCCCGCCACTTCCGACTCCGTGCCACTGATCG GTCAGTACTTTGCCAGCACCATGGTGATTGTTGGTATGTCGGTGGTAGCCACAGTCATTGTCCTCCAGTTTCATCACCACAGTCTGAATAGTGGACAAATGCCACGCTGG GTGCACTTGGTTCTGCTGCAGTGGGTTCCTTGGTTTCTGCGCATGAAGCGACCAGGAGAGGGAGCAGAACCCACTCTATCCTGCAGCCAAGCAGACTCTCACAGCAAGACTCTATCCTCTCCGAcgaccaccaccaccaccacaatCCCCATCCCTATCCCAGCTTCTTCCATCCTGCCACAAAGTCTCGGTGCCCTGCAGGCGAGCTTGGCACAGCTCAGCCACCCTCTGTCCCACCAACTTCCTCAACGCCCCCAGGTTAATATCCAGCCTAACACAAGCTCCAATCCACCACCTCAGCCCAATGGTCATTTGCCTTACATGGGCTTTCAGACCTTCCAGACCACAGCAGAACTAGAACCTGTTCAGAGGTGCCGGACTACCAGCCATGGGCGGGCCAACAGAGGATctggtggaggaggagaaggagatgaAGGGGCAGCAGTAGGAGGAGGTGCGGTGGGAACGATTGGAGATATACCAATACATCAGCACCTCCAGTCTTCAAAGTTTGTGAACCCCCCACTGGAAACTCTAGTATCTCCAGACCCTGAGCATGCAGGCGCAGCCACTGGACCCTGTGGCTTAGATCCTGGGGGTGGGAGATCAGCTGCCCTACAGAGCCACAGTGGGATGATTCGATCTGTTGCTGTGGACAACCAGCTACAGGCTCTTCTAACGGAGGTGCAGTTCTTAGTGGAACGCGTTCGTGAGCAGGATCGTCAGCTGAGTTTAGCAGAGCAGTGGCAGTTTGCTGCTGCCGTCATCGACCGCCTGTGCCTGGTCGGATTCAGTGTTTTCAACATCATCTGCACAATTGCTATCCTCATGGCTGCTCCTAACTTTGGGATAGCTCTATCAAAAGACTTCCTCTGA
- the LOC114141789 gene encoding CHRNA7-FAM7A fusion protein-like isoform X3 has product MQWYDHYLQWNQSEYPGVKNLRFTPDQVWTPDILLYNSAHDKFDATFKTNVLVNSSGFCEYLPPGIFVSTCNVDVRWFPFDIQRCELKFGSWTFDGWLLDIQMREADVSGYMTNGEWDLMEVPGGRNEVFYDCCAEPYPDVTFVVTLRRRTLFYALNLLIPCVLLSSMTLLVFLLPANSGEKISLGITVLLSLTVFMLMVAEIMPATSDSVPLIGQYFASTMVIVGMSVVATVIVLQFHHHSLNSGQMPRWVHLVLLQWVPWFLRMKRPGEGAEPTLSCSQADSHSKTLSSPTTTTTTTIPIPIPASSILPQSLGALQASLAQLSHPLSHQLPQRPQVNIQPNTSSNPPPQPNGHLPYMGFQTFQTTAELEPVQRCRTTSHGRANRGSGGGGEGDEGAAVGGGAVGTIGDIPIHQHLQSSKFVNPPLETLVSPDPEHAGAATGPCGLDPGGGRSAALQSHSGMIRSVAVDNQLQALLTEVQFLVERVREQDRQLSLAEQWQFAAAVIDRLCLVGFSVFNIICTIAILMAAPNFGIALSKDFL; this is encoded by the exons ATG CAGTGGTATGACCACTATCTCCAGTGGAACCAGTCAGAGTATCCTGGAGTCAAGAACCTCCGTTTTACCCCTGACCAGGTCTGGACCCCTGACATATTGCTCTACAACAG TGCTCACGATAAGTTCGATGCCACGTTTAAGACCAACGTGCTGGTTAACTCGAGTGGCTTCTGTGAGTATCTGCCTCCAG GGATATTTGTCAGCACATGTAATGTGGATGTGAGATGGTTTCCATTTGACATCCAGCGCTGTGAGCTGAAGTTCGGCTCATGGACTTTTGATGGCTGGCTGCTGGATATCCAGATGAGGGAGGCAGATGTGTCGGGGTACATGACCAACGGAGAGTGGGACCTTATGG AGGTCCCCGGAGGTCGTAATGAGGTTTTCTATGACTGCTGTGCAGAGCCATACCCAGATGTGACGTTTGTGGTAACGCTAAGAAGGAGAACCCTGTTCTATGCTCTCAACCTGCTCATCCCATGCGTGCTCCTGTCCTCCATGACCCTGCTGGTCTTCCTGCTCCCCGCCAACTCGGGGGAGAAGATCAGCCTCG GCATCACCGTTCTGCTTTCTCTAACTGTCTTCATGCTGATGGTTGCAGAGATAATGCCCGCCACTTCCGACTCCGTGCCACTGATCG GTCAGTACTTTGCCAGCACCATGGTGATTGTTGGTATGTCGGTGGTAGCCACAGTCATTGTCCTCCAGTTTCATCACCACAGTCTGAATAGTGGACAAATGCCACGCTGG GTGCACTTGGTTCTGCTGCAGTGGGTTCCTTGGTTTCTGCGCATGAAGCGACCAGGAGAGGGAGCAGAACCCACTCTATCCTGCAGCCAAGCAGACTCTCACAGCAAGACTCTATCCTCTCCGAcgaccaccaccaccaccacaatCCCCATCCCTATCCCAGCTTCTTCCATCCTGCCACAAAGTCTCGGTGCCCTGCAGGCGAGCTTGGCACAGCTCAGCCACCCTCTGTCCCACCAACTTCCTCAACGCCCCCAGGTTAATATCCAGCCTAACACAAGCTCCAATCCACCACCTCAGCCCAATGGTCATTTGCCTTACATGGGCTTTCAGACCTTCCAGACCACAGCAGAACTAGAACCTGTTCAGAGGTGCCGGACTACCAGCCATGGGCGGGCCAACAGAGGATctggtggaggaggagaaggagatgaAGGGGCAGCAGTAGGAGGAGGTGCGGTGGGAACGATTGGAGATATACCAATACATCAGCACCTCCAGTCTTCAAAGTTTGTGAACCCCCCACTGGAAACTCTAGTATCTCCAGACCCTGAGCATGCAGGCGCAGCCACTGGACCCTGTGGCTTAGATCCTGGGGGTGGGAGATCAGCTGCCCTACAGAGCCACAGTGGGATGATTCGATCTGTTGCTGTGGACAACCAGCTACAGGCTCTTCTAACGGAGGTGCAGTTCTTAGTGGAACGCGTTCGTGAGCAGGATCGTCAGCTGAGTTTAGCAGAGCAGTGGCAGTTTGCTGCTGCCGTCATCGACCGCCTGTGCCTGGTCGGATTCAGTGTTTTCAACATCATCTGCACAATTGCTATCCTCATGGCTGCTCCTAACTTTGGGATAGCTCTATCAAAAGACTTCCTCTGA